CGCCGCCGGTACTCATGGCGACATGAATGGTGTCCGGATCGGCAGGGCTGGGCAACACGGTATGTGCTGCTGCGCCACCGTAACCAGCACCCCACTCGCTCCGGTGCGGGTGATCCCACAGTCCTCGATTCAGTTCAAAGTGCTCGCCGCCGTCGGTGGACTTCCACACAGAAATGGGTTCACAACCAGCCCACACCACATTCGGGCGATCGGCGCTGTCCGGCTGAATTTGCCACACACGTTCCAGAGCCGCCCCGGTGTCCGCCGGGAACGTGATGGCACCAAGCTCTGGCTCCTGCCAGGTGGCACCAAAATCGTCCGAGTGCGCCACGGTGGGGCCCCAATGTTCACTGCGCAGGCCCACCATAATCCGGGTACGCCCACCCCGTGTATCGATACCGATGCTGGGGATCTCCTGCATCAAAAAGTGAGGGCCCGTGAAAGTGTAGTTTTCTCTATCCTCACTGGTTCCCAGCCATAGCCCCTTTTTGGTGCCCACGGCCAGTAAATGCGTACTGCCGGGCTGACCGGCGGTGAATGCTTCGCTATTTTCCATGGGTCTAAGTCGACCACCGCGGCGTCCCCGCATCAAGGGTTTCCCGCAGGTAACTTATGCGACACCGGGATGCGGCCGGGAGTAACAGCACCCAGAGGATACCCCCCAGGGGTACTTGACGCATACCCCATAGGGGTATAGCTTGAGAGCATGGAAACAGAAACTCACACCCACGGTTACTCGGAGGAGAAACAGGCCTACCTGCGCCGCCTCAAACGCGCCGAAGGCCAGGTTCGCGGCATCGCCCGGATGGTGGAAGAGGACAAATACTGCATCGATATCCTCACCCAGATGGCCGCCGTCAACAAGGCCCTGCACGCTGTCAGCATTGGCCTACTTGAGGACCACATTGCGCATTGCGTGGTCAACGCAGCCCACGAATCCGCCGAAACCGGCAACCCGGAAATCGTTGCAGCGAAGGTTTCCGAAGCAACATCCGCCATTTCACGCCTACTCAGGAGCTAATCATCATGAGCCACACCATCACCGTCAACGTTTCCGGCATGACCTGCGGGCACTGCGTCAGCTCCGTCACCGAGGAACTGAGCGGCCTCAAGGGCGTTGAAAACGTCGCCATTAACCTCAACACCGGCGGACTTTCCGAGGTCACCATCAC
The Arthrobacter alpinus genome window above contains:
- a CDS encoding heavy-metal-associated domain-containing protein, coding for MSHTITVNVSGMTCGHCVSSVTEELSGLKGVENVAINLNTGGLSEVTITSTLTLDSAEIGEAVAEAGYLVVSNNA
- a CDS encoding metal-sensitive transcriptional regulator → METETHTHGYSEEKQAYLRRLKRAEGQVRGIARMVEEDKYCIDILTQMAAVNKALHAVSIGLLEDHIAHCVVNAAHESAETGNPEIVAAKVSEATSAISRLLRS